In Maridesulfovibrio frigidus DSM 17176, a genomic segment contains:
- the rpsC gene encoding 30S ribosomal protein S3: MGQKVHPYGFRLGYTKNWLSRWFSKKDYPAFVIEDDSIRKYVKEKIFHAGVAKIEIERAGGKIRLIIHTARPGIVIGRKGVEIEKLRNDLRQKYNKEFALEVSEIRRPETDAQLVAENIAQQLERRVAFRRAMKRTVGLARKFGAEGIKVACAGRLAGAEIARTEWYRDGRVPLQTLRADIDYGVARASTTYGVIGIKVWIFKGEILDHEVKL, encoded by the coding sequence ATGGGTCAGAAAGTACATCCATACGGTTTCAGACTTGGTTATACCAAGAACTGGCTATCTAGGTGGTTCAGCAAAAAGGACTACCCAGCTTTCGTCATAGAAGACGACAGCATTCGTAAATATGTGAAAGAGAAGATCTTTCATGCAGGAGTAGCTAAGATCGAGATCGAACGTGCCGGTGGCAAGATTCGTCTCATCATTCACACTGCTCGTCCCGGTATTGTTATCGGACGTAAAGGTGTGGAGATCGAAAAGCTCCGCAATGATCTTCGTCAAAAATATAATAAAGAATTTGCCTTAGAAGTAAGTGAAATTCGCCGCCCTGAAACTGACGCGCAGCTTGTCGCTGAGAATATTGCTCAGCAGCTAGAACGCCGTGTAGCTTTCCGTCGTGCGATGAAGCGTACTGTTGGTCTTGCTCGTAAATTCGGAGCAGAGGGAATCAAGGTTGCATGTGCTGGTCGTTTGGCTGGTGCTGAAATTGCTCGTACCGAATGGTACCGCGATGGCCGTGTTCCCCTTCAGACTCTTAGAGCTGATATCGATTATGGTGTTGCGAGAGCAAGTACTACATATGGTGTTATCGGCATTAAGGTCTGGATCTTCAAAGGAGAAATTCTTGACCACGAGGTGAAATTATAA
- the rplX gene encoding 50S ribosomal protein L24, giving the protein MNKIHVDDKVMVIAGKDKGKIGKVLKINRKKDTVLVEQVNTVSRHTKPNPYANQPGGIVEKEAPLHISNIQVVCPSCTKATRVGVRETKDGKNVRFCKKCNEILD; this is encoded by the coding sequence ATGAACAAGATACATGTTGATGACAAGGTTATGGTCATCGCCGGCAAGGATAAGGGGAAGATCGGCAAGGTCCTTAAGATCAACCGCAAAAAGGACACAGTCCTTGTAGAGCAGGTTAACACGGTTTCTAGGCATACAAAGCCTAACCCGTACGCTAACCAGCCTGGCGGAATTGTTGAGAAAGAAGCCCCTCTTCACATCTCTAACATTCAGGTTGTGTGCCCATCGTGCACAAAGGCAACCAGAGTTGGAGTTCGTGAAACCAAAGATGGAAAGAACGTCCGTTTTTGTAAAAAATGTAACGAAATTCTCGACTAG
- the rplB gene encoding 50S ribosomal protein L2, translating to MATRKLKPTSPGRRFQTISTFEEITKTTPEKALTKGLTKKAGRNNNGRVTSRHRGGGTKRLYRIIDFKRNKVEVPATVASIEYDPNRSARIALLHYADGEKRYILAPVGLNQGDKILAGEKADIKPGNALLLKNVPVGTIVHNIELHPGKGGQFCRAAGTYAQLVAKEGKYALMRMPSGEVRKVLATCCATVGQVGNIQHEKINIGKAGRNRWLGRRPKVRGVAMNPVDHPLGGGEGKSSGGRHPCSPWGMPAKGYKTRNKKKPSSKLIVKRRGQK from the coding sequence ATGGCTACTCGTAAACTAAAACCTACCTCACCTGGTCGCCGGTTCCAAACGATTTCCACTTTTGAGGAAATCACAAAGACCACACCGGAAAAAGCGCTTACAAAGGGCTTGACCAAAAAGGCAGGTAGAAATAATAACGGTAGAGTTACTTCACGTCATCGCGGCGGTGGTACTAAGCGTCTTTACCGTATCATTGACTTCAAGCGTAACAAAGTTGAAGTTCCAGCAACTGTTGCATCCATTGAATACGATCCCAACAGAAGTGCTCGTATCGCTCTGCTTCATTACGCAGACGGTGAAAAGCGCTACATTCTTGCACCGGTTGGTCTCAACCAGGGTGACAAGATTCTTGCAGGAGAAAAGGCCGACATTAAACCCGGTAATGCTCTCCTCCTCAAGAACGTACCTGTTGGTACTATCGTTCATAATATAGAATTGCATCCCGGTAAGGGCGGACAGTTTTGTCGCGCTGCCGGAACTTATGCTCAGCTTGTGGCGAAAGAAGGTAAGTATGCTCTTATGCGTATGCCTTCCGGTGAAGTCCGCAAGGTTCTCGCAACTTGTTGTGCAACTGTTGGTCAAGTTGGTAACATCCAGCATGAAAAGATCAACATTGGTAAAGCCGGACGTAACCGTTGGCTTGGTCGTAGACCAAAAGTCAGAGGTGTTGCAATGAACCCAGTCGACCATCCACTCGGTGGTGGTGAGGGTAAAAGTTCCGGTGGTAGACACCCTTGTTCTCCGTGGGGTATGCCTGCTAAGGGTTACAAGACTCGCAACAAGAAGAAACCTTCTTCCAAGCTCATCGTTAAACGCCGCGGGCAGAAGTAG
- the rpmC gene encoding 50S ribosomal protein L29: MKTKELRELDTAALTEKLAAARLELFNLRFKHATAQLENTQRLVEVKKDIAKIQTLQREKELGV, from the coding sequence ATGAAGACTAAAGAACTACGTGAACTCGATACTGCTGCTCTAACTGAGAAACTTGCCGCTGCTAGATTGGAGCTTTTTAATCTCCGCTTTAAGCATGCAACTGCTCAGTTGGAAAATACCCAGAGACTAGTCGAAGTCAAAAAAGACATCGCTAAGATTCAGACCCTTCAGCGTGAAAAGGAACTGGGAGTATAA
- the rplD gene encoding 50S ribosomal protein L4, giving the protein MATITIYDQTNKDVGSMDLAPEVFEVPVKPEILHLVVRAQLAAKRSGTHATKTRAMKRGGGAKPWRQKGTGRARAGSTRSPLWRGGGVTFGPQPRDYSFKVNKKVRRLALKMALTARFSEEKLMIVKDIELPEIKTKLFAQVAETLGLYKALIIVKDADNKLLLSARNIPGIKMISADQINVYDILRHRQVVMLENAAQDLQERLK; this is encoded by the coding sequence ATGGCTACCATTACTATATACGATCAAACGAATAAGGACGTCGGGAGCATGGATCTTGCTCCGGAAGTTTTCGAAGTTCCGGTCAAGCCCGAAATCCTACACCTTGTTGTCCGTGCTCAGCTCGCTGCAAAGCGTAGCGGTACTCATGCCACGAAGACTCGTGCCATGAAGCGCGGCGGTGGCGCCAAGCCTTGGCGTCAGAAAGGTACAGGACGCGCACGCGCAGGTTCAACACGCTCCCCGCTTTGGCGCGGAGGTGGTGTAACTTTCGGACCACAGCCCAGAGACTACTCCTTCAAGGTTAATAAAAAAGTTCGTCGTCTTGCTCTCAAGATGGCTCTTACAGCAAGATTCAGCGAAGAGAAGCTGATGATTGTTAAAGACATCGAACTTCCCGAGATTAAAACTAAGCTTTTCGCTCAGGTTGCAGAAACTCTCGGACTCTATAAGGCCTTGATAATTGTCAAGGATGCTGATAATAAACTCCTCCTTTCTGCGAGGAATATCCCAGGCATCAAGATGATCTCCGCTGACCAGATAAATGTTTATGACATTTTGCGTCATCGTCAGGTTGTTATGCTTGAGAATGCAGCACAGGATCTGCAGGAGAGGTTGAAATAG
- the rplN gene encoding 50S ribosomal protein L14: MIQVESRLDVADNSGAKKVLCIKVLGGSKRRYASVGDIIVVSIKEAMPHSKVKKGSVMKAVVVRTRKEIGRPDGSYIKFDNNSAVLLNSSMEPVGTRIFGPVARELRSSGFMKIVSLAPEVL; the protein is encoded by the coding sequence ATGATTCAGGTAGAATCCAGACTAGACGTAGCAGACAACTCTGGCGCCAAAAAGGTTCTTTGTATTAAAGTCCTTGGGGGCTCAAAGAGACGTTACGCAAGTGTCGGAGATATTATTGTGGTTTCCATAAAGGAAGCTATGCCCCATTCCAAAGTGAAGAAGGGCTCCGTGATGAAAGCAGTCGTTGTACGCACCAGAAAAGAAATTGGTCGTCCTGACGGGTCTTACATCAAGTTTGACAATAACTCTGCCGTTCTTCTGAACAGCTCAATGGAACCAGTGGGGACTCGAATTTTCGGTCCCGTAGCAAGAGAGTTGAGGTCTAGCGGCTTCATGAAAATAGTATCTCTTGCTCCTGAAGTTCTTTAA
- the rplV gene encoding 50S ribosomal protein L22, with protein sequence MEARAVAKYMRISAQKVRLVAENIKGKPVEEALNILKFTPKKGAELLSKVLYSAVANAEQIPGVDVDTLRVDIVKIDEGPTWKRIQPRAMGRAFRILKRTSHITVVVKES encoded by the coding sequence ATGGAAGCTAGAGCTGTTGCAAAATATATGCGCATTTCCGCTCAGAAAGTGCGCTTGGTAGCGGAAAACATCAAGGGAAAGCCTGTTGAGGAAGCTCTCAACATTCTGAAATTCACACCCAAAAAGGGTGCCGAACTACTCAGTAAAGTGCTTTATTCTGCAGTTGCTAACGCAGAGCAGATTCCCGGAGTGGATGTTGACACTCTCCGTGTAGACATCGTCAAAATTGACGAAGGTCCAACATGGAAGAGAATTCAGCCTAGGGCTATGGGACGTGCGTTCAGAATACTGAAGCGTACGAGCCATATAACCGTCGTAGTAAAAGAATCGTAG
- the rpsS gene encoding 30S ribosomal protein S19 — protein MPRSLKKGPFIDDHLLKKVVKSQESGDRKVIQTWSRRSTIIPEMVGLTFAVHNGRKFIPVFVTENMVGHKLGEFSPTRTYYGHAADKKSKAKR, from the coding sequence ATGCCAAGATCACTGAAAAAAGGCCCGTTTATAGACGATCATCTGCTTAAAAAGGTCGTAAAGTCTCAGGAATCAGGAGACCGCAAGGTTATCCAGACCTGGTCTAGACGTTCAACTATCATTCCAGAAATGGTAGGTCTGACCTTCGCAGTTCACAATGGCCGTAAGTTTATTCCTGTCTTCGTCACAGAGAACATGGTAGGACACAAGTTAGGTGAATTTTCACCAACTCGTACTTACTATGGACATGCGGCAGACAAGAAAAGCAAAGCCAAACGCTAG
- the rplW gene encoding 50S ribosomal protein L23: MDYTQILIKPVISEKATDMKETSNQVTFIVLPSANKVEIKKAVESAFDCKVDSVRIVRKRPGLRRKFGRVVGKQSGYKKAYVKLLAGEKIEFFEGV; the protein is encoded by the coding sequence ATGGACTATACTCAGATTCTTATCAAACCGGTCATTTCGGAAAAGGCCACTGACATGAAAGAGACTTCTAATCAAGTCACTTTTATTGTGCTGCCATCCGCCAATAAGGTTGAAATCAAAAAAGCTGTCGAAAGCGCTTTTGATTGCAAAGTCGATTCCGTACGTATTGTTCGGAAAAGACCTGGTCTTCGCAGGAAGTTCGGCCGCGTTGTCGGGAAGCAGTCCGGCTACAAAAAAGCTTATGTTAAGCTTTTAGCTGGCGAAAAAATCGAATTCTTCGAGGGAGTTTAA
- the rpsQ gene encoding 30S ribosomal protein S17, which translates to MAELNLKGNRRVLSGKVVSDKGDKTIVVRVETLVKHPLYKKFIRRHTKFMAHDPANECVIGDKVQIVEFRPLSRRKRWHLDKILEKAV; encoded by the coding sequence ATGGCAGAGCTTAATTTAAAAGGAAACAGGCGTGTGCTTAGCGGTAAAGTTGTCAGCGATAAAGGCGATAAGACTATTGTCGTTCGTGTTGAGACTCTCGTTAAACACCCCTTGTATAAAAAATTCATTCGTCGTCACACCAAATTCATGGCTCACGATCCTGCTAATGAGTGCGTTATTGGCGACAAAGTACAGATTGTAGAATTCCGTCCCCTTAGCCGGCGCAAAAGGTGGCATTTGGATAAAATTCTGGAAAAAGCAGTTTAG
- the rplP gene encoding 50S ribosomal protein L16 — MLSPKKMKFRKRQKGRNKGKAQRGSTIAFGDIAIKTLEHGKLSNNQIEAARIAIMRHIKRGGQVWIRVFPDVPVTAKPAEVRQGKGKGSVVGWCAPVKPGRILYEVKGVDLALAKEALVRASHKLSVKTTIVVKEGL; from the coding sequence ATGCTTTCACCTAAAAAAATGAAATTCCGTAAGCGCCAGAAAGGGCGTAACAAGGGTAAAGCTCAGCGTGGCTCCACGATCGCATTTGGTGATATCGCCATTAAGACATTGGAGCACGGAAAACTGAGTAACAACCAGATTGAAGCCGCACGTATCGCTATTATGCGACACATTAAACGTGGTGGACAAGTCTGGATCAGGGTTTTCCCTGATGTGCCTGTTACTGCCAAGCCTGCTGAAGTCAGACAGGGTAAAGGTAAAGGTTCCGTAGTTGGTTGGTGTGCACCAGTCAAACCAGGACGCATTCTCTACGAAGTAAAAGGTGTTGACCTTGCTCTCGCTAAAGAAGCCCTAGTTCGTGCATCTCACAAGCTTTCTGTCAAGACTACTATTGTAGTTAAGGAGGGTTTGTAA